One stretch of Oncorhynchus clarkii lewisi isolate Uvic-CL-2024 chromosome 1, UVic_Ocla_1.0, whole genome shotgun sequence DNA includes these proteins:
- the LOC139408766 gene encoding transmembrane and coiled-coil domain protein 3-like encodes MPSAAVRRLSQVEKYLNSRNDMAERSSGEGNSRNIPESMHHGSLENNLDLDLSGIPDSQRYLDSSHRSLDSSYRSLPPGLNSLQQKILRVTEQLKIETESRDDNVIEYLKLVNSVDKQQVGRIKHVFEKKNQKSAHSIAHMQKKLEQYHKKMKDSSEKDTSSQHHSISKESSKDMLSHTMSNVSSGSGRHPLDKIKTVGPGVSLSPPFFFSKPRDFANLIRNKFGSADNIAHLKTYLDTPSPFHSEGTGRALSGSATLVSGKTPAATPTPKYTSDDECSSGTSLSADSNGNAMALGVGLGLEVGVGAVMTPGQILESGDSQERLGLTTEEVREIREAQGQLEEDMEGFKTQFKKDHSFITQTLQEERYRCERLEDQLNDLTELHQAETADLKQELASIEERVAYQAYERARDIQEALESCQTRVSKLELQQQQQQTVQLESRDARVLLGKSINIMLAIVTVILVCVSTAAKFAAPLLRSRRHVMGTFLGMCLLALFWRNWENLQCAVERVLVPA; translated from the exons GCGGAACGGAGCAGTGGCGAAGGGAACTCCCGGAACATTCCGGAGTCGATGCATCACGGCAGCTTGGAGAACAACCTCGATCTGGACCTGAGCGGCATCCCAGACTCCCAACGCTACCTCGACTCCTCCCACCGCAGCCTAGACTCCTCCTACCGCTCCCTGCCCCCCGGACTCAACAGCTTGCAGCAGAAGATCCTCAGG GTGACAGAGCAACTGAAGATTGAGACGGAGTCACGAGACGACAATGTGATAGAGTACCTGAAACTGGTGAACAGTGTCGACAAGCAGCAG GTGGGGCGCATCAAGCATGTGTTTGAGAAGAAGAACCAGAAGTCAGCTCACAGCATTGCCCACATGCAGAAAAAGCTTGAGCAGTATCATAAGAAGATGAAGGACAGCAGCGAGAAGGACACCAGCTCCCAACACCACAGCATCTCTAAAGAGAGCTCAAAGGACATGCTAAGCCACACCATGAGCAACGTGAGCAGTGGTAGTGGACGACACCCACTGGACAAGATCAAGACAGTAGGGCCTGGCGTCTCGCTCTCGCCACCTTTCTTTTTCAGCAAGCCCCGGGACTTTGCCAACCTCATCAG GAACAAGTTTGGCAGTGCCGACAACATCGCTCACCTGAAGACCTACCTCGACACGCCCTCTCCCTTCCACTCTGAAGGAACTGGGCGGGCCTTGAGTGGGAGCGCCACCTTAGTGAGTGGGAAGACCCCTGCCGCCACGCCCACGCCCAAGTACACCAGCGATGACGAGTGTTCCTCGGGCACGTCCCTGTCGGCGGACAGCAACGGGAACGCAATGGCTCTGGGCGTTGGCCTTGGTCTAGAAGTGGGTGTCGGGGCGGTGATGACCCCAGGGCAGATCCTGGAgtctggggacagccaggagagGCTGGGCCTGACCACGGAGGAGGTTAGGGAGATCAGGGAGGCCCAGGGACAGCTGGAGGAGGACATGGAGGGATTCAAGACCCAGTTCAAGAAAGACCACAGCTTCATCACCCAAACGCTGCAAGAGGAGAGATACAG GTGTGAGCGGTTGGAGGACCAGCTGAATGATCTGACTGAGCTCCACCAGGCCGAGACAGCCGACCTGAAACAGGAGCTGGCCAGCATTGAGGAGAGAGTGGCCTACCAAGCCTACGAGAGGGCTAGAGACATAcag gAGGCCCTAGAGTCATGCCAGACGCGGGTCTCTAAACTAGagctccagcagcagcagcaacaaacCGTACAGCTTGAGTCCCGTGATGCCAGGGTGCTTCTGGGTAAAAGTATCAACATCATGCTCGCCATCGTCACCGTGATCCTTGTATGCGTCTCCACGGCCGCCAAGTTCGCGGCACCCCTACTGCGGAGCCGTCGCCACGTGATGGGCACCTTCCTGGGCATGTGTTTGTTGGCGCTGTTCTGGAGGAACTGGGAGAATCTACAGTGTGCTGTGGAGAGGGTCCTGGTGCCAGCCTGA